In Etheostoma cragini isolate CJK2018 chromosome 9, CSU_Ecrag_1.0, whole genome shotgun sequence, the following are encoded in one genomic region:
- the LOC117949952 gene encoding desmoglein-2-like isoform X3 gives MARLCCTGGRLLLLILTLVLSAEARDRRPMTLRRTKREWILPPAKLMENTDYTNRAFIAKIRSDKSENTEVKYYLSGPGADKPPYNLFVVDPTNGFVRITGMLDREKTPFYNLTGKALFKDGQAAEADIPLNVVVLDMNDNDPYFELHTGTIKEGSKKGAFVMQIEGKDDDEAGTVNSQIYYSIASQEPRGTGHMFTIDHQTGKVYVKEPTLDRETCDFYKLIVRGSDMGGAPGGRTGTGTVEIRVLDINDNIPTLEKSEYSGKVDENVADVVVMRIKALDKDLANTDNWVTVFEIAKGNENNLFSIETDRETNEGILKLIKAVDFEEVKNLELGLVITNVAPFVEGDAILMDVDLQIGEGGPLAGGTGGASGASTGAGGGAGGGAGVDLGVDLGLDAGGGVGVDLGLDAGLEGGLKPGVGAGLKPGVKPGIKPGVKPGVKPGVKPGKRPPPKSYPIKIAVNNVPEGPKFMPDTKKVPVSEDPNEAPKDGVITVFAAVDPDTGKPAEDVSYAKAYDPDNWFSIDKDTAEIKLNKVPDRESPFLVNGTYIAKILAITTDMPSKTATGTIAIQVLDNNDHCPTLTTARSTLCSNVTTVIVTGFDEDVSPNAAPFKFRIIPEGTQGSWDIEVINETSAALHSQEALWPGSYQLQVEVVDAKGLSCPANDIFTVDVCTCVDTGDCMVKAARLGSTSSKLSASAIGLMLAAMCLLLFILFLLLFCQCGGADTIFPDQFSDLQFGTKEHLMSYHTEGIGEDKEVPVHAVPVSLGTQKKVEHAPVPIFNMLTSKITGNQKTALYDESVYNFPETSQNVTEVDNIYRFTRESFNYDNGSAAFGTQTFGVQHTASLFDDIALPDAFLKDYYSQKAMCAVPLNDDPLEYSFEGQGSSAGSVGCCSLLESDNEDFLDNLGFKFKTLAEICSPPTTTPTPVLKHTMAGAVKTTVNVVEPVVKPKTEHSVETKHIDIKTEKVTSSTNISKSSVSTVNTTHPPSKVTNISHSASVPRQTQTVLLQQQPVYYTTSPVMQPMHYVVQPQLQNTVLLADGAPRANLPGMFVMSGSQSLSSGFLIRGPQGTPSGPVIQGTPTPNSPVSPVSPVSPSLFLPGGPGVPQVSVPAQGLKIVGPNPDGTYMLVKEKSSLGEVEGVDPGSPQGTLPRGAILVKEAVPPQGVLGPAARGSVYGILPGHTVAINGGVVAVNSNMGHTWVGQPGQVGLGPIPVLGVGVGQPRMGMGHVVALKPEVTQVGTWPAGINPVGIRQVSVNQFQGIQPLEQTTDAGVILKACRIDSPKEDKIRSVVNTIITAETAKTHPPSKEERIMKNLFRDDSARVQDMHDETVEGKQDVFTYTSEHDTTLHKEEPCTEESLGRHEEAPSKDEVVEEGKQISTVEGPKDKSPEVGLEPQSNIVTDYQSDRDLEEDVSPAEKVVSDVETNQVTAITDSMQADDNVEGMTPVTSDQEKVVQEQLLDSEVVVNAAGNELSATPPNKISIDTENVCEERSIPKQEAAPELKVDASEGNTIYQDQAKTDIVDAKARTQLQTVSPILTNQQEGDLNDSHLIPEEVQEEGSNVPTISTLEQHLQTGSSPGHKADENQLHMTSESGVDEDQVNADADIISDGEREEGVVSQQSLSTSGDQYEEIERQHALSSQIENISDDYFTDEEKDKDAVEEMGSQVQHNTGFSDDQDKDKEEDASCTSSQMDDTLMSDDNINVPENEEEEETPEEVVLSIQQNVSIIDWQNEEIEGEAVSERNSPLEDPHIADGNVDIDEKEEEIVEEVTSQMQPHLSISIDEEIRRVDAGSVIYQVEDQFIPEDNIRDGAKEEDIVEEEV, from the exons ATGGCTCGGCTCTGCTGCACAGGGGGACGGCTGCTTCTGCTGATCCTGACACTG GTGCTCAGCGCTGAGGCCAGAGACAGGAGGCCAATGACATTAAGGAGGACGAAGAGAGAGTGGATCCTTCCTCCTGCTAAGCTAATGGAGAACACAGACTACACCAACAGGGCCTTCATTGCCAAG ATTCGCTCTGATAAATCAGAAAATACGGAGGTGAAGTATTATCTCTCTGGACCAGGAGCTGACAAGCCACCCTACAACCTATTTGTGGTGGACCCTACCAACGGGTTTGTACGCATCACTGGTATGCTGGACCGGGAGAAAACTCCATTCTACAAT CTAACCGGGAAGGCTTTGTTCAAAGATGGACAAGCAGCAGAGGCGGACATCCCACTGAACGTCGTAGTCCTGGACATGAACGACAACGATCCTTATTTCGAGCTGCATACTGGCACTATCAAAGAGGGAAGCAAAAAAG GGGCCTTTGTTATGCAGATCGAGGGGAAAGATGATGACGAAGCTGGAACAGTTAATTCACAGATCTACTACTCCATCGCCAGCCAGGAGCCACGAGGCACAGGTCACATGTTCACCATAGACCATCAGACAGGCAAGGTGTACGTCAAGGAGCCCACCCTGGACAGAGAG ACTTGTGACTTCTACAAACTGATTGTACGAGGGAGTGATATGGGAGGGGCACCGGGGGGACGAACTGGGACAGGAACTGTGGAGATAAGAGTCCTGGACATCAATGATAACATCCCCACTCTGGAAAAATCTGAG TACAGTGGCAAAGTGGATGAAAATGTCGCTGATGTCGTTGTGATGAGAATTAAAGCACTGGACAAAGACCTTGCGAACACAGACAACTGGGTGACTGTCTTCGAGATCGCCAAAGGAAATGAGAATAATCTCTTCTCcattgagacagacagagaaaccaATGAGGGCATCCTCAAATTGATCAAG GCCGTGGATTTTGAAGAAGTCAAGAATCTTGAGCTTGGCCTGGTTATTACCAATGTAGCTCCTTTTGTGGAGGGGGACGCTATACTGATGGATGTGGACCTTCAGATTGGAGAGGGTGGTCCACTGGCTGGTGGAACCGGTGGCGCAAGTGGAGCTTCTACCGGAGCTGGTGGAGGTGCAGGTGGCGGTGCAGGGGTAGACCTAGGAGTAGACCTGGGGTTGGATGCAGGTGGGGGTGTAGGTGTGGACTTGGGCCTAGATGCTGGCCTTGAAGGAGGACTTAAGCCTGGAGTGGGTGCTGGACTTAAGCCAGGTGTCAAACCGGGCATCAAACCAGGTGTTAAACCAGGCGTCAAACCAGGCGTCAAACCAGGAAAAAGGCCTCCACCAAAAAGCTATCCCATCAAGATAGCAGTGAATAATGTGCCAGAGGGTCCTAAGTTCATGCCTGACACCAAGAAGGTTCCTGTATCAGAGGATCCAAATGAAGCACCCAAGGATGGTGTGATCACAGTGTTTGCTGCTGTCGATCCAGACACCGGAAAACCCGCTGAAGATGTCAG TTACGCCAAAGCCTACGATCCAGACAACTGGTTTTCCATTGATAAAGACACAGCTGAGATTAAACTCAACAAGGTACCAGATAGAGAGTCGCCGTTCTTGGTGAATGGTACCTACATTGCCAAGATCCTAGCCATAACCACAG ACATGCCATCAAAGACAGCCACGGGAACAATAGCCATTCAAGTGTTGGATAACAATGACCACTGTCCCACCCTGACCACCGCCCGCAGCACTCTCTGCTCTAATGTCACAACTGTTATTGTTACTGGCTTTGATGAGGATGTGAGTCCCAACGCAGCTCCATTTAAATTCAGAATCATACCTGAAGGGACACAAGGCAGCTGGGACATAGAAGTCATCAATG AGACGAGTGCCGCTCTTCACTCCCAAGAGGCGCTGTGGCCCGGCTCATACCAGCtgcaggtggaggtggtggacGCTAAGGGTCTGTCTTGCCCGGCcaatgacatttttactgtGGACGTTTGTACCTGTGTGGACACAGGGGACTGCATGGTAAAGGCCGCCAGACTAGGAAGTACTTCCTCTAAGCTCTCTGCCTCAGCTATCGGCCTGATGCTAGCGGCAATGTGCTTACTGCTGT TCATCCTTTTTCTCCTGCTGTTCTGTCAGTGTGGAGGAGCAGACACCATCTTTCCTGACCAATTTAGTGATCTGCAATTTGGCACCAAAGAACACCTCATGTCCTACCACACTGAAGGCATAGGCGAGGATAAG gaagtGCCAGTCCACGCTGTTCCTGTCAGCTTGGGCACTCAGAAGAAAGTTGAGCATGCACCAGTGCCAATCTTCAACATGCTTACTTCCAAAATCACAGGAAATCAGAAAACTGCACTCTATGATGAATCTGTGTATAACTTTCCGGAAACCAGCCAAAATGTTACGGAGGTTGACAACATCTACCGGTTTACAAGGGAATCGTTCAACTATGACAATGGCAGTGCTGCATTTGGCACCCAAACGTTTGGTGTCCAACACACCGCATCTCTGTTTGATGATATAGCCCTACCTGACGCTTTTCTCAAAGATTACTACTCACAG AAAGCAATGTGTGCTGTCCCACTGAACGATGACCCTTTGGAGTATAGTTTTGAGGGCCAGGGCTCCTCTGCTGGCTCAGTGGGATGCTGCAGCCTCCTGGAGTCTGACAACGAAGACTTCCTCGATAACCTCGGGTTTAAATTCAAGACACTGGCTGAGATCTGTTCCCCTCCTACAACAACACCCACACCTGTCCTGAAACACACAATGGCAGGTGCTGTCAAAACCACGGTCAATGTTGTTGAACCTGTTGTTAAGCCCAAAACGGAGCACAGTGTTGAAACAAAGCACATcgatataaaaacagaaaaagtcacGTCATCTACTAACATCTCTAAATCATCTGTCAGCACAGTGAACACGACACATCCTCCCTCCAAGGTTACTAACATCAGTCATTCTGCTTCCGTGCCCCGTCAAACCCAGACAGTCTTACTTCAGCAGCAGCCAGTTTACTATACCACCAGCCCTGTAATGCAGCCCATGCACTATGTAGTTCAGCCACAACTTCAGAACACGGTTTTGCTGGCAGATGGGGCCCCTAGAGCCAATTTACCTGGCATGTTTGTAATGAGCGGGTCCCAGAGTCTTTCTTCTGGATTCCTAATCAGGGGACCCCAAGGCACTCCTTCTGGGCCAGTTATCCAGGGCACTCCAACCCCAAACAGCCCTGTCAGCCCTGTAAGTCCAGTAAGCCCCTCCCTGTTTCTACCTGGTGGACCAGGTGTGCCTCAGGTCTCAGTCCCTGCGCAGGGTTTGAAAATAGTAGGGCCAAATCCTGATGGTACATATATGTTAGTTAAAGAAAAGAGTAGTCTGGGTGAGGTAGAGGGGGTGGATCCAGGCTCACCTCAGGGCACTTTGCCCAGAGGTGCTATCCTGGTTAAAGAGGCTGTTCCCCCTCAGGGGGTGTTAGGCCCAGCAGCCCGGGGGAGTGTGTATGGCATTCTGCCAGGACACACTGTTGCTATAAATGGGGGGGTTGTTGCAGTAAACAGCAATATGGGGCATACATGGGTTGGGCAGCCGGGGCAGGTGGGGTTAGGGCCGATCCCTGTTTTGGGAGTTGGTGTTGGGCAGCCAAGAATGGGAATGGGACATGTGGTAGCATTGAAGCCTGAAGTCACACAGGTTGGAACTTGGCCAGCTGGGATAAATCCAGTTGGGATTAGGCAGGTCAGTGTAAACCAGTTCCAAGGAATTCAGCCATTGGAGCAAACAACGGATGCCGGTGTAATTCTAAAAGCCTGTAGAATAGATTCACCAAAGGAAGACAAGATCAGGAGTGTTGTGAATACTATCATTACTGCTGAAACAGCTAAAACTCATCCTCCTTCAAAGGAAGAACGTATCATGAAAAATTTGTTTAGGGATGACAGTGCTCGAGTTCAGGACATGCATGATGAGACAGTTGAAGGAAAGCAAGATGTGTTCACCTACACATCAGAGCATGACACAACACTACACAAAGAGGAACCTTGCACAGAAGAAAGTTTGGGCAGACATGAAGAAGCACCTTCCAAGGATGAAGTAGTAGAAGAAGGAAAACAGATCAGCACAGTTGAAGGTCCAAAGGACAAAAGTCCTGAAGTTGGATTGGAACCTCAATCAAACATAGTCACAGATTATCAAAGTGACAGGGACCTGGAGGAAGATGTCAGTCCAGCAGAGAAAGTTGTTTCAGACGTAGAAACAAATCAGGTCACTGCCATTACTGATAGTATGCAGGCAGATGATAATGTGGAGGGAATGACTCCTGTAACCAGTGATCAGGAGAAGGTTGTGCAGGAGCAACTGTTGGATTCTGAAGTGGTTGTCAATGCTGCAGGTAACGAATTGTCTGCAACTCCGCCAAATAAGATTTCAATAGACACCGAGAATGTGTGTGAAGAGAGGTCCATCCCTAAACAAGAAGCAGCACCAGAACTAAAGGTGGATGCTAGTGAAGGGAATACAATCTACCAAGATCAAGCAAAGACAGATATTGTTGATGCTAAAGCAAGAACACAATTGCAAACTGTGAGCCCTATTTTAactaaccaacaagaaggagaTCTGAATGATTCACATTTGATACCAGAGGAAGTACAGGAAGAGGGCTCTAATGTGCCAACCATTTCAACATTAGAGCAACATCTGCAAACCGGCAGTAGCCCTGGGCACAAAGCAGACGAAAATCAACTTCATATGACATCAGAATCAGGAGTAGATGAGGATCAAGTCAATGCAGATGCAGACATTATtagtgatggagagagagaagagggtgTTGTGTCACAGCAGAGTCTCAGCACCTCTGGTGACCAATATGAAGAAATTGAAAGGCAACATGCTTTGAGTTCTCAAATTGAGAATATATCAGATGACTATTTTACTgatgaagagaaagacaaagatgCTGTGGAGGAAATGGGGTCACAGGTACAGCACAATACAGGCTTCTCAGATGaccaagacaaagacaaagaagaagatgcATCATGCACGAGTTCTCAAATGGATGACACCTTAATGTCAGATGATAACATAAATGTTCCAgagaatgaggaggaggaagagactCCAGAGGAAGTGGTGTTATCTATACAGCAAAATGTCAGCATCATAGACTGGCAAAATGAAGAGATTGAAGGTGAAGCTGTATCAGAAAGAAATTCTCCTTTGGAGGATCCCCACATTGCAGATGGAAATGTGGATATTGacgagaaagaagaggaaattgTGGAGGAAGTGACATCACAAATGCAGCCACATCTTAGCATTTCCATTGATGAAGAGATTAGAAGAGTAGATGCAGGAAGTGTGATTTACCAAGTGGAGGATCAGTTTATCCCAGAAGACAACATAAGAGATGGAGCGAAAGAG GAGGATATCGTGGAGGAAGAGGTGTAA